The proteins below are encoded in one region of Ascochyta rabiei chromosome 21, complete sequence:
- a CDS encoding Peroxisome-assembly ATPase has product MTSSEALRVLGTLSRTVAPQRILRNGTNIRALSSRTICTDCAHSLRRGDDAHIGRAGARSALKRVPRRAPVFSYRGYAQVAHEYSPDPERTHGPIAEYDARVESGRLRDDEHQRNIIKNLQDLHEMLAGYEQPPVQQPTIESLQPPKKSFFSFLSSSTPAPTLPPIPESLPKGMYMYGDVGSGKTMMMDLFYDTLPPNIVRKTRIHFHAFMQSVHKDLHKMKMTHGNDIDSIPYVAANIAERSSVLCFDEFQCTDVADAMILRRLMEALMAHGTVIVTTSNRHPDDLYKNGIQRESFIPCINLLKRRLTVLNLDSQTDYRKIPRPPSGVYHHPLDTSAKTHAERWFRFLGDFDNDPPHKATHQVWGRDIVVPKASGKCAWFGFDEIIGKATGAADYLELTKEYEAFIVTDVPGMNHKSRDLARRFITFIDAIYESRAKLVLTTQVPLTQLFLDASEMSDALGASKKKGDLPASADPGENLDDAMRSLMDDLGMNMTMLKNSSIFSGDEERFAFARALSRLSEMGSQEWVERGLGLEKLGGKKEREGWQKVRSQWREDFM; this is encoded by the exons ATGACATCATCCGAGGCTCTGCGCGTGCTGGGCACCCTCTCGCGAACCGTTGCGCCGCAGCGAATACTACGGAACGGCACCAACATTAGGGCACTCTCGAGCAGGACGATTTGTACAGACTGTGCACACAGCTTGCGAAGAGGAGATGATGCTCATATTGGGCGTGCTGGTGCCAGATCAGCCCTCAAACGTGTCCCTCGGCGAGCTCCAGTCTTCAGCTACAGAGGATATGCGCAGGTGGCGCATGAAT ACTCACCGGACCCAGAAAGGACCCATGGACCAATTGCCGAGTACGACGCGCGTGTCGAGTCCGGACGGCTGAGGGACGACGAGCACCAGAGAA ACATCATCAAGAACCTCCAAGACCTCCATGAAATGCTCGCAGGCTACGAACAACCGCCCGTCCAGCAGCCTACCATCGAGTCCCTACAGCCGCCCAAGAAGTCGTTCTTCTCCTTCCTCTCCTCCTCGACGCCCGCGCCAACTCTCCCTCCAATTCCCGAGTCTCTGCCTAAGGGTATGTACATGTACGGTGACGTCGGCTCTGGCAAGACCATGATGATGGACCTCTTCTATGACACCCTTCCGCCAAACATTGTCCGCAAAACCCGCATCCACTTCCACGCCTTCATGCAGTCAGTTCACAAAGACCTGCACAAGATGAAAATGACTCACGGCAACGATATCGATTCGATCCCCTACGTCGCCGCCAATATCGCCGAACGCTCTTCTGTCCTCTGCTTCGACGAGTTCCAATGCACAGACGTCGCCGACGCCATGATCCTACGCCGTCTGATGGAAGCATTAATGGCTCATGGCACTGTCATCGTGACGACAAGTAATAGGCATCCTGACGACCTGTACAAGAACGGCATCCAGCGAGAATCCTTCATTCCCTGCATCAACCTCCTCAAACGCCGCCTTACTGTCCTGAACCTTGATAGCCAGACAGACTACCGCAAGATTCCCCGTCCACCGTCCGGCGTGTACCACCACCCCCTCGATACCAGCGCAAAGACACATGCGGAGCGTTGGTTCAGATTCTTGGGTGACTTTGACAACGACCCGCCACACAAAGCCACACACCAGGTATGGGGACGTGATATTGTAGTTCCCAAGGCCAGTGGGAAATGCGCATGGTTCGGGTTTGATGAGATCATTGGGAAAGCAACCGGCGCGGCGGACTACCTCGAGCTCACAAAGGAATATGAAGCTTTCATCGTGACCGACGTTCCGGGCATGAACCACAAGAGCAGAGACCTGGCAAGGAGATTCATCACCTTCATAGATGCCATCTATGAGTCGCGA GCAAAACTCGTGCTCACGACCCAGGTCCCACTGACGCAACTCTTCCTCGACGCTTCGGAAATGTCTGACGCCCTTGGTGCATCCAAGAAAAAGGGCGACCTCCCCGCCTCCGCCGACCCTGGCGAGAACCTTGACGACGCGATGCGCAGTTTGATGGACGATCTCGGCATGAACATGACTATGCTCAAGAACTCGAGCATCTTCTCGGGTGACGAAGAACGGTTCGCGTTTGCAAGAGCTCTCTCACGACTCTCTGAGATGGGAAGCCAAGAGTGGGTAGAGAGAGGACTGGGGCTGGAGAAGCTGGGCGGAAAGAAGGAAAGAGAAGGGTGGCAGAAGGTGAGGAGCCAGTGGAGAGAGGACTTTATGTAA
- a CDS encoding Protein S-acyltransferase produces MAAATATASAADRDSSGQHELDDMADKKPSLPVEGDIMQLARLGEIGAIQKLFDSGQSDATYTDEQGITPLHWAAINNHHALCHFLIQSGAPLNAKGGDAVATPVLWAAKRCNYYIVNLLLEHGADPLLTDDQGFNLLHSATLDGNVFQLVLLLHQDIPVDIPDPQSHTPLMWAAYKGYPSCVDLFLRWGANVYATDDQGFTALHWALVKGSQGSIQKLLEYGADRFAKNNDGKTPAVTAEEMNTTRQWRRALSEAGYKHDGSPKEFPVPGIKDTRWFLSRFIFFWPFAILFLGLWLISYYPVFIGVPLALIGSYLMQLAAQKLLQWGPSNMRNIHHSPFLAGIFAGTLFWIGVRWITTVLPGTIRNSFFTNIIFAACFGLTSYFYFFTMSSDPGYVPKSASRSASKAIIDELMELRQFDEHHFCVNCMVRKPLRSKHCKRCERCVAKSDHHCPWVNNCVANNNHRHFVFYVLFMELGTLAWLRLTWNYLDHLPKPKDDDCNVLSDDLCEILNKDPFTIILSIWAAFQLTWVTMLLCVQLLQIARNLTTYESMRGHLNSHTAADAVTSFVTTGDTSQDVAGGAAGAGPAGSAPTNGFGSGQDTGDAPKRPQPKHSVWDQWKRLLGLDTFVAIALHGSNADQMRAQRQRRGNPFSRGIIANCKDFWCDGAPMFGKREGGYARLGGERIDYTRLYDVNDIPKMRYARGGGGERYESVETEEEA; encoded by the exons ATGGCcgcagccacagccacagcttCAGCCGCCGACCGCGACAGCAGCGGGCAACATGAGCTCGACGACATGGCCGACAAGAAGCCCAGCCTCCCCGTCGAGGGAGACATCATGCAGCTGGCCCGGCTGGGCGAGATAGGCGCCATCCAGAAGCTGTTCGACAGCGGCCAGTCCGATGCGACGTACACGGACGAGCAGGGCATCACACCGCTGCAC TGGGCGGCCATCAACAACCACCATGCCCTCTGCCACTTCCTCATCCAGTCCGGCGCGCCCCTCAACGCCAAAGGCGGCGACGCTGTTGCGACACCCGTCCTCTGGGCCGCCAAACGCTGCAACTACTACATCGTCAACCTGCTTCTCGAGCACGGCGCCGACCCCCTCCTCACCGACGACCAAGGCTTCAACCTGCTCCACTCGGCCACCCTCGACGGCAATGTCTTCCAGCTCGTCCTCCTGCTGCACCAAGACATCCCCGTCGACATCCCCGACCCCCAGTCCCACACCCCGTTGATGTGGGCTGCCTACAAGGGCTATCCCTCTTGTGTGGATCTGTTTTTGCGCTGGGGTGCGAACGTGTACGCCACCGATGACCAGGGTTTCACTGCGCTGCACTGGGCCTTGGTCAAGGGGAGCCAGGGAAGCATACAGAAGCTGTTGGAGTATGGCGCCGACCGCTTTGCGAAGAACAACGACGGGAAGACGCCTGCTGTCACGGCTGAGGAAATGAACACAACCAGGCAATGGCGAAGGGCGCTGAGCGAGGCCGGGTACAAGCATGACGGGAGTCCAAAGGAGTTCCCAGTCCCCGGTATCAAGGATACCAGGTGGTTCCTCTCGCGGTTCATATTCTTTTGGCCGTTTGCGATTCTATTCCTCGGACTGTGGCTGATCAGCTATTACCCAGTATTTATCGGTGTGCCTCTGGCGTTGATTGGGAGTTATCTCATGCAGCTGGCCGCGCAGAAGCTGTTGCAATGGGGACCCTCGAACATGCGGAACATACATCACAGT CCCTTCCTTGCCGGTATATTTGCAGGCACCTTGTTCTGGATCGGAGTGCGCTGGATCACGACAGTCTTACCAG GAACGATACGAAACTCCTTCTTTACGAACATCATTTTTGCAGCATGCTTTGGACTTACGTCCTATTTCTACTTCTTCACCATGTCGTCCGACCCCGGCTATGTTCCCAAGTCGGCGAGTAGGAGCGCCTCTAAAGCCATTATTGATGAGCTTATGGAGCTACGACAATTCGATGAACATCACTTTTGCGTAAACTGCATGGTCCGCAAACCATTGCGCAGCAAGCATTGCAAGAGATGCGAGCGCTGCGTTGCAAAGAGCGACCA CCACTGCCCCTGGGTTAACAACTGCGTCGCAAACAACAATCACCGCCACTTCGTCTTCTACGTCCTCTTCATGGAACTCGGCACCCTTGCCTGGCTTCGTCTCACCTGGAACTACCTTGATCATCTTCCAAAGCCCAAGGATGATGACTGCAACGTCTTATCTGACGATCTATGCGAAATTCTCAACAAGGATCCCTTCACCATCATCCTCTCCATCTGGGCAGCGTTCCAACTAACCTGGGTCACTATGCTCCTCTGCGTCCAACTCTTGCAAATCGCACGCAATCTGACCACATATGAATCCATGCGCGGCCATCTCAACTCGCATACCGCCGCCGACGCAGTAACTTCTTTTGTTACCACTGGTGACACTTCTCAAGACGTTGCAGGGGGGGCGGCGGGTGCAGGCCCCGCAGGCAGTGCACCCACCAACGGCTTTGGATCTGGCCAGGACACTGGCGACGCTCCTAAACGTCCGCAGCCTAAGCACTCGGTGTGGGATCAGTGGAAGCGACTACTCGGTCTCGACACGTTCGTTGCCATCGCCCTACACGGCTCCAACGCAGATCAAATGCGCGCGCAGCGTCAGCGGCGCGGTAACCCCTTTTCGAGAGGCATTATTGCGAACTGCAAGGACTTTTGGTGTGATGGAGCTCCGATGTTTGGGAAACGTGAGGGTGGATATGCACGCCTAGGAGGCGAAAGGATAGATTACACCAGGTTGTATGATGTAAATGATATCCCGAAGATGAGGTATGCGAGAGGAGGGGGAGGAGAGAGGTACGAGAGTGTAGAGACAGAGGAAGAGGCGTGA
- a CDS encoding Phosphatidylglycerol/phosphatidylinositol transfer protein, which yields MSEYGDVVYRLGDDDSWDIYKETVEEWKAERGFAWSDLAFIALDPTTSDQFVAIRNDGTWAGSIDDINESALEDFALNFFMKAKRNRHRSQSSHRDGTDSPPVLPTSTKPDAATQALYEQWSKETASRLASALAAIGTPSSPSSSSPTGEIPFRPKPRKLQVRSQSNTHPPSIPTTAPASASLLIAFPYLPPAVTTCALPSCELLKSDPLGIKACKHDVGKLMRASGFYSYEWLRQERLRWHPDRFGRLCDAGWRESGKKMAEEMFKIIDGLMEEFRLTDGLDRRS from the coding sequence ATGAGCGAATATGGCGATGTAGTGTATCGGCTCGGTGACGATGACAGTTGGGACATCTACAAAGAAACGGTTGAGGAATGGAAAGCCGAAAGAGGCTTTGCGTGGAGCGACCTCGCATTTATTGCGCTCGACCCCACTACATCTGATCAGTTCGTTGCCATTCGTAATGATGGCACATGGGCTGGGAGTATCGATGATATCAACGAGTCTGCGCTAGAGGATTTTGCTTTGAACTTCTTCATGAAAGCAAAGAGAAATCGGCACAGAAGCCAGTCGAGTCATCGAGATGGAACAGACTCACCGCCTGTGCTGCCGACCAGCACCAAACCGGACGCCGCAACCCAAGCTTTATACGAGCAATGGTCCAAGGAAACGGCGAGTAGGCTCGCCTCAGCACTGGCGGCGATTGGAACACCCTCGAGTCCATCTTCATCGAGCCCCACCGGCGAGATCCCATTCCGCCCTAAGCCACGAAAACTGCAAGTCCGATCTCAGTCAAACACGCATCCGCCCTCGATCCCAACGACAGCCCCAGCATCTGCCAGCCTTCTGATTGCCTTTCCGTATCTGCCTCCAGCGGTGACTACATGTGCGCTTCCGTCGTGCGAGTTGCTCAAGTCGGATCCTCTAGGCATcaaggcatgcaagcacgACGTGGGTAAACTCATGCGCGCAAGCGGCTTCTATAGCTATGAGTGGTTACGGCAAGAAAGATTACGATGGCATCCTGACCGCTTCGGGCGGCTTTGTGATGCAGGCTGGAGGGAATCAGGGAAGAAAATGGCCGAAGAGATGTTCAAGATCATCGATGGTTTAATGGAAGAGTTTAGGTTGACCGATGGACTTGATAGAAGGTCGTGA